CCGGAAGGCACGTCGTCGGACGGCACGCATGTCCTGCCCTTCCGCTCCGCCCTGATCGGCGCGGCCCGCGCCGCAATGGTGGAAGGCGGTCACGACCGGGTCTGGGTGCAGCCGCTGGCCATCGTGCTGCGGCGGCTCGACGGCCTGCCCCTCGGGCGCGCCGAACGGCCGCGGCTTGCCTGGTACGGCGACACCGACATGTTCCCGCATCTGCTCGGGACGATCCTGCTCGGCCCGGTCGACATCGACCTCGTCTGGGGCGAGCCGATCCCCTTCGACGAGACCACCGACCGCAAGCTGATCACCCGGGCGCTGGAGCGGGAGGTCCGCCGTCTGGTCTCCGCAGGGATCGCCGGCCGCGAGCCGCTGCGGCCGGGCCTTCCCGGCGCGGCGGCCCCGACCGGCCTGTCGAAACGGCCCGCCGTGGCCGGTACGGCCGCCGGCATCCTGCCCGCGCCCTGAATTGCGTCTGTTCTCGCCGCCGGATTCGCGCTAAGCAGGCTCCCGGGTCCCGCTGCATGGTCGGACCGCAAACCGGTCCCGATCGACACTCCTGACGTGATGACAGCGAAGAAGAAAGTCCTCGTCCGCACCTACGGCTGCCAGATGAACGTCTACGATTCCGATCGGATGACGGACCTCCTGGCCGGAGAGGGCTACGAGGCGACGGAGAATGTCGACGAGGCGGATCTCGTCCTTCTCAACACCTGCCATATCCGCGAGAAGGCGGCCGAGAAGGTCTATTCGGAGCTCGGCCGCCTGCGGGTGCTGAAGGCCGAGAAGGCCGCGGCCGGCGGCTCGCTGATGATCGGCGTGACCGGCTGCGTCGCCCAGGCCGAAGGCGAGGAGATCGTCCGCCGCGCGCCGGTCGTCGATCTCGTGGTCGGGCCGCAGAGCTACCAGAACCTGCCCGACCTGTTGGCGCGGGCGGAGGAACGGCGTGAGCGCAGCGGGCCGGTCGCCCGGGGCGCCGGGATCGTTGAAACGGAATTCGACATCGGCGCCAAGTTCGAGACCCTGCCGGGTCCGGACAGGGCGCGGACGCTGGCCCGCGGCCCGACCGCCTTTCTGACCATCCAGGAGGGCTGCGACAAGTTCTGCAGCTTCTGCGTGGTGCCCTATACCCGCGGCGCCGAGGTTTCCCGGCCGCTCGACCGCATCCTTGCCGAGGCGCGGGCGCTGGTCGACGGCGGCGTGCGCGAGCTGACCCTGCTCGGACAGAACGTCAATGCCTGGCACGGACTCGGCCCCGATGGGCGCGAATGGACGCTCGGCCGCCTCGCCGCCGCGCTTGCCGATCTGCCCGGCCTCGACCGCATCCGCTACACGACCTCGCATCCGCGCGACATGGACGAGGCGCTGATCGCCGCCCATCGCGACCTTCCGGCGCTGATGCCCTATCTGCACCTGCCGGTCCAATCGGGCTCCGACCGCATCCTGAAGGCCATGAACCGGCGCCACACGGCGGCCGACTACCGGGATCTGGTCGAGCGCATCCGGGCCGCCCGGCCCGACATTGCGCTGACCTCCGATTTCATCGTCGGTTTCCCGGGCGAGACCGATGCGGATTTCGAGGCGACCCTGGCGCTCGTCGAGACGGTCGGCTATGCGGCAGCCTTCACGTTCAAATACTCGCCCCGCCCCGGCACGCCGGCTGCGAGCCGTGACGACCAGGTGCCGGAGGCCGTCAAGTCCGAACGCCTTCAGCGCTTGCAGGCCCTGATCGAGCGGCAGACGCAAGCCTTCAATCGAAGCCGCGTCGGCCTGACCATGGACGTGCTGATCGAGAAGCGCGGCCGGGTGCCCGGCCAGTTGGTCGGCCGCTCGCCCTGGCTGCAGCCGGTCCATGTCGACGGGCCGGACTCGATGATCGGCAGCATAGTTTCGGTCGCAATTGAGGACGTGCACAGCTATTCGTTGTTCGGAGCGATCGTGCCGGCGCCCGGCAGTCGGGCGCCCGCACCAGCGGTCGCCAGTCACGCAGCCGCTCAGGCGGCCATCGGTTACGCGGCTGCGCAAGCGGCCGCCGGTCACGCGGTCGCAGAAGCGGCCGCCAGAGGAGGTCGCGGGTGAAAGAGGCGAAGCAGGGTCTGGAGCCGTCCTTCCCGGTCATGGCGCATGCCTCCGACCTGACGCATGTGGATCTGGCCTTCGACGACAACCGGCTGGTCGGCGACCTCTATGGCCAGTTCGACCAGAATCTGGCCGAGATCGAGCGCCGCCTCGGCGTGACCGCGATCGCGCGCGGCAATCAGGTCACCATCAAGGGGCCGCATCAGGCCTGCCTGCAGGCCCGCCAGGTCCTGGAGATCCTCTGGGACCGGCTGCAGATGGGCTCCGAAGTCCATCCCGGCGATGTCGACGGCGCCATCCGCATGGCCGAAGCCTCGGAAGCCCAACTGCCGCTGCCGACGCTGGAACCCAAGGGGCGCATCACCGCCGCCCAGATTTCGACCCGCAAGAAGACCGTCGTGGCGCGGACGCCGGCCCAGGACGCCTATATCCGCGCCATGGACCGCGCCGACCTGGTCTTCGGCGTCGGCCCCGCCGGCACCGGCAAGACCTATCTGGCGGTCGCCTATGCGGCCGCGCTGATCGAGCGCGGCGACGCCACACGCCTGATCCTGTCGCGGCCGGCCGTCGAAGCCGGCGAGCGGCTGGGCTTCCTGCCCGGCGACATGCGCGAGAAGGTCGACCCCTATCTGCGGCCGCTCTATGACGCGCTTTACGACATGATGCCGGCCGAAAAGGTCGAACGCGGCCTGCAGTCCGGGATGATCGAGGTGGCACCGCTCGCCTTCATGCGCGGGCGCACGCTCGCCAACGCGGTCGTGCTGCTCGACGAGGCGCAGAACTGCACGACGATGCAGATGAAGATGTTCCTGACCCGCCTCGGCGAGAATTCCAAGATGATCGTCACCGGCGACCCGACCCAGGTCGATCTCGGCCCGGGACAGAAGTCGGGGCTCGTCGACGCGCTGGAGATCCTCAAGGGCGTCAAGGGCATCGTCACGGTCGGCTTCACCGAGAAGGACGTCGTCCGGCACGAACTGGTCGGCCGCATCGTCAAGGCCTACGACGACCAGTCGCGCGAACGGCTGGCCGCCGAGGCCGCCCGGACCTTCGGCCCCATGGCGGCGCGGGGGCCGACCCCGTGAGCACCGAGACGGCCGCACAAGGCCCCGGCATCGCCATCGACATCCTGATCGAGGCCGGCGACTGGGGCGAGGAGGCGGACATCCGCCCGCTCATCGAGGCCGCGGTCGCCGCAGCGGACCGCTCGGGCGGCATCGAGGTCCCCGAGGCCGCCGAACTGTCGGTGCTGCTGACCGACGACGCGCATATCC
This is a stretch of genomic DNA from Prosthecodimorpha staleyi. It encodes these proteins:
- the miaB gene encoding tRNA (N6-isopentenyl adenosine(37)-C2)-methylthiotransferase MiaB → MTAKKKVLVRTYGCQMNVYDSDRMTDLLAGEGYEATENVDEADLVLLNTCHIREKAAEKVYSELGRLRVLKAEKAAAGGSLMIGVTGCVAQAEGEEIVRRAPVVDLVVGPQSYQNLPDLLARAEERRERSGPVARGAGIVETEFDIGAKFETLPGPDRARTLARGPTAFLTIQEGCDKFCSFCVVPYTRGAEVSRPLDRILAEARALVDGGVRELTLLGQNVNAWHGLGPDGREWTLGRLAAALADLPGLDRIRYTTSHPRDMDEALIAAHRDLPALMPYLHLPVQSGSDRILKAMNRRHTAADYRDLVERIRAARPDIALTSDFIVGFPGETDADFEATLALVETVGYAAAFTFKYSPRPGTPAASRDDQVPEAVKSERLQRLQALIERQTQAFNRSRVGLTMDVLIEKRGRVPGQLVGRSPWLQPVHVDGPDSMIGSIVSVAIEDVHSYSLFGAIVPAPGSRAPAPAVASHAAAQAAIGYAAAQAAAGHAVAEAAARGGRG
- a CDS encoding PhoH family protein, which gives rise to MAHASDLTHVDLAFDDNRLVGDLYGQFDQNLAEIERRLGVTAIARGNQVTIKGPHQACLQARQVLEILWDRLQMGSEVHPGDVDGAIRMAEASEAQLPLPTLEPKGRITAAQISTRKKTVVARTPAQDAYIRAMDRADLVFGVGPAGTGKTYLAVAYAAALIERGDATRLILSRPAVEAGERLGFLPGDMREKVDPYLRPLYDALYDMMPAEKVERGLQSGMIEVAPLAFMRGRTLANAVVLLDEAQNCTTMQMKMFLTRLGENSKMIVTGDPTQVDLGPGQKSGLVDALEILKGVKGIVTVGFTEKDVVRHELVGRIVKAYDDQSRERLAAEAARTFGPMAARGPTP